CTCTCTGATCTCCGAATACTGGCGGCCAAAGGTCGTCGGTGAGTTGAACGGGCAGGAGGTGAAGCTCGTCAAGTTCAAGGGTGAATTTCCCTGGCACCAGCACGAGAAGGAAGATGAGCTTTTCATGGCGATAGAGGGTAGTTTCCGGATCGAGTTTCGCGACCACTCTGTCGAGCTCTCGCCGGGTGAGTTTGTCATTGTGCCGCAGGGCGTCGAGCATCGGCCGGTAGCTGACGAGGAGGTAGAGGTATTGCTGTTCGAGCCCGCTAATGTCCGAAATACCGGGAACGTTGTTGATGAGAAGTTCACCGCTACACGGGCCGAGTTGTAGAATGTGAGTACCGTCACAAATCACAAACCCGGAATCGCGGATAATCGCCCTATGAGATCAGACCTCCAGATAGCCCAATGCGCAAAACTTCGTCCTGTTATTGAGATCGCCGAGCAGCTCGGGCTCGGGCCTGATGACATCGACCTTTACGGTAGCCCATACATCGGCAAGGTCCGGCTCGATGTGATCGAGAAGTTCAAGGACCGCCCGAACGCAAAATACATCGACATCTCGGCGATAACGCCGACGCCGCTTGGCGAGGGCAAATCGACCACGCTGATCGGTTTGGGCGAGGCGATGAAGCATCTCGGCAAGCGGTCCGTCATCACGCTCCGGCAGCCTTCGCAGGGGCCGACCTTCGGCATCAAGGGCGGAGCGGCCGGCGGCGGCTATGCGCAGGTCGTGCCGATGGAGACGTTCAACCTCAACCTGACAGGCGACATCCATGCTGTAACGGCGGCCAACAATCTGCTCGCGGCGATGATCGACAACAAGCTGCTCCGCGGCAACCCGCTCAACATCAACCCGCATAGCATCACGTGGAAACGCGTTGTCGATACGAACGACCGTGCGCTCCGCAAGATCATCGTGGGCTTGGGCGGCCGCATGGAAGGCGGCATTCCGCGCGAGACCGGCTTTGACATAACGGTCGCGTCGGAGGTGATGGCGATACTTGCCCTCACAACTTCGCTGCAGGATATGCGGAAACGCTTCGGCCGGATCGTCGTTGGGCTGACGCACGACAAAAAGCCCGTTACGGCCGAGGAGATCGGGGCCGCCGGAGCGATGACCGTGCTGATGCGCGACGCCATTCGCCCGACGATAATGCAGACGCTCGAGAACACGCCCGCTCTCGTCCACGCCGGACCGTTCGCCAACGTCGCCCATGGCAACAGCAGCATTCTGGCGGACATGATCGGCATCAAGACGGCCGATTACCTGATGACGGAGTCCGGCTTTGGAGCGGACATCGGTGCCGAGAAATTCTTCAACATCAAGTGCCGTTACTCGGGCCTCAAGCCGGATGCCGCGGTCATTGTCGCGACCATCCGAGCACTGAAATCGCACAGCGGCAAATACAGGATCGTCGCCGGCAAACCGCTGCCGCCCGAGATGCTTGAGAATAGCGTTGCGGACGTCGAGGCCGGAGCCGCCAACCTTCGCAAGCAGATCGAGAATGTAAAGCTCCACGGCGTTACGCCGGTCGTCGCGATAAATGCGTTCGCGACCGACCACCCCGAGGAGATCGAGGCCGTGAAACGCATCGCCATTGAGAGCGGCGCTCTTGGAGCGGCGGTTTCAACCCACTGGGCCGATGGCGGGAAGGGTGCGATCGAGCTGGCCGAGATGGTTGTCGCCGCGGCCGAAGAGCCGAGCGAATTTAAGTTTCTTTACGACCTCGACCAGCCGATCAAGACGAAGATCGAAACCATCGCAAAGAAGATCTACGGAGCCGAGAACGTCCGCTTCGAGCCCTTTGCGGACCAGCAGATCGCGAGCTACGAAGCGAACGGCTTCGGCAACCTGCCGATCTGCATGGCGAAAACACATTTGAGCCTCAGCCACGATCCGACGCTCAAGGGAGCGCCGACCGGCTTCACACTGCCGATCCGCGAGGTGCGGGCGAGCGTCGGTGCGGGGTTCATCTACCCGATCTGCGGCGATATGCGGACCATGCCCGCACTGCCCGAACACCCGGCCGCCGAGCGCGTTGATATCGACGAGAACGGGAATGTTGTAGGATTGTTTTAGATGTCAGAACTTAACGAGCTTTATCAGGAAACCATTCTTGAGCACAACAAAAACCCGCGGAATTTCCGTGAGATCGAGGATGCGGACAAAAAGGCATTCGGGAACAATCCGCTTTGCGGCGACGCCCTGCAAGTGTTTGTAAAAATGGATGGCGACACGGTCGGCGATGTCGCATTCAAGGGATCCGGCTGCGCCATCTCAAAGGCTTCGGCTTCGATGATGACCCAGGCCGTGAAGGGAAAAACCCGCGACGAGGCCGACGAGCTTTTCGACGAGTTTCACAAAATGGTCACCGGCGAGATCGACATCGAATCTGACGAGACGCAACTTGGCAAGCTTCGCGTCTTCGCCGGTGTGCTCGAGTTTCCCGCCCGGGTAAAGTGTGCCTCGCTTAGCTGGCACACCCTGAACGCCGCACTCCACGAAAAGGAAGAGATCTCGACCGAATAGGCCGGTCAATCAATGGACGAAGAGCGAAACTTAGCCCGGTACTGGTATCGCTATGCGGCGGTCTTTATCGCTGCCGCGGTTGCCATGACGGCCGTTCTTTGGGCGCTCGGGCGGCTTTGGTGGTGCGAGCTCGGCGACGGTGCGATCTACGTCAACGAAGCCTGGAACAGCAGCCACACATCGCAGCACTTTCTCGACCCCTACACCTTCACGCACATTCTCCACGGCGTGCTTTTCTTCTGGATCGCCGGCCTCCTGCTTCCAAAGATCGGCAGCTTCTGGCAATACACGGTTGCGCTTGTTGTCGAGGCCGGCTGGGAAGTGCTCGAGAACACCAACATCATCATCGAAAAATACCGCGAGAACACGGCTTCGCTCGACTACTTTGGCGACTCGATCGCAAATTCGTTCGGCGACCTCGCCGCCTGTGCCATCGGGTTCCTCATCGCGCTCAAGTTCGGGATGTGGCGATCGCTGGTATTTTTCCTTGGGGTCGAGATATTTCTGCTGCTCTGGAT
This window of the Acidobacteriota bacterium genome carries:
- a CDS encoding DUF2585 family protein; protein product: MDEERNLARYWYRYAAVFIAAAVAMTAVLWALGRLWWCELGDGAIYVNEAWNSSHTSQHFLDPYTFTHILHGVLFFWIAGLLLPKIGSFWQYTVALVVEAGWEVLENTNIIIEKYRENTASLDYFGDSIANSFGDLAACAIGFLIALKFGMWRSLVFFLGVEIFLLLWIRDSLLLNILMLVYPLDGVKSWQMGV
- a CDS encoding cupin domain-containing protein, with protein sequence MKKVNLAEKFSLISEYWRPKVVGELNGQEVKLVKFKGEFPWHQHEKEDELFMAIEGSFRIEFRDHSVELSPGEFVIVPQGVEHRPVADEEVEVLLFEPANVRNTGNVVDEKFTATRAEL
- a CDS encoding formate--tetrahydrofolate ligase; protein product: MRSDLQIAQCAKLRPVIEIAEQLGLGPDDIDLYGSPYIGKVRLDVIEKFKDRPNAKYIDISAITPTPLGEGKSTTLIGLGEAMKHLGKRSVITLRQPSQGPTFGIKGGAAGGGYAQVVPMETFNLNLTGDIHAVTAANNLLAAMIDNKLLRGNPLNINPHSITWKRVVDTNDRALRKIIVGLGGRMEGGIPRETGFDITVASEVMAILALTTSLQDMRKRFGRIVVGLTHDKKPVTAEEIGAAGAMTVLMRDAIRPTIMQTLENTPALVHAGPFANVAHGNSSILADMIGIKTADYLMTESGFGADIGAEKFFNIKCRYSGLKPDAAVIVATIRALKSHSGKYRIVAGKPLPPEMLENSVADVEAGAANLRKQIENVKLHGVTPVVAINAFATDHPEEIEAVKRIAIESGALGAAVSTHWADGGKGAIELAEMVVAAAEEPSEFKFLYDLDQPIKTKIETIAKKIYGAENVRFEPFADQQIASYEANGFGNLPICMAKTHLSLSHDPTLKGAPTGFTLPIREVRASVGAGFIYPICGDMRTMPALPEHPAAERVDIDENGNVVGLF
- a CDS encoding SUF system NifU family Fe-S cluster assembly protein, with protein sequence MSELNELYQETILEHNKNPRNFREIEDADKKAFGNNPLCGDALQVFVKMDGDTVGDVAFKGSGCAISKASASMMTQAVKGKTRDEADELFDEFHKMVTGEIDIESDETQLGKLRVFAGVLEFPARVKCASLSWHTLNAALHEKEEISTE